The Bos indicus isolate NIAB-ARS_2022 breed Sahiwal x Tharparkar chromosome X, NIAB-ARS_B.indTharparkar_mat_pri_1.0, whole genome shotgun sequence genome has a window encoding:
- the PLXNB3 gene encoding plexin-B3 isoform X2, protein MPLLLLSARGPEMAPRHLLGARLLLMLPLLCLPPTPTGAHHFSAPNTTLHHLALAPGQGALYVGAVNRLFQLSPELQLESVAITGPVLDSPDCVPFRDPAECPQARLTDNTNQLLLVSGRARELVACGQVRQGVCEKRRLEDVAELLYRAEDPGDGQFVAANTLGVPTVGLVVSGPDRDLLLVARGLAGKLSAGVPPLTVRQLAGPQPFSSEGLGRLVVGDLSDYNNSYVAALADAQSAYFVFRRRGDRAQAEYRSYVARVCLRDANLYSYVEVPLSCRGHGLVQAAALAPGALLGAFAAGLRGVQAALCAFPLAELDASMERARRLCYTAGGRGPSGTEEATVEYGVTSRCVTLPPDSPESYPCGDEHTPSPIAGRQPVEAGPLLQLKHSISAVAALQADGHTIAFLGDVRGQLHKVFLNGTQGQVYHSQQVGTPGSAISPDLLVDSSGSHLYVLTSQQVARVPVAACPQLPDCSSCLQAQDPLCGWCVLQGRCTRKSQCRRATQPNQWLWTYADGLCLHIESVLPAHHPRQEQGQVTLSVPRLPTLATDEYFHCAFGNYDSLAHVEGPQVACVTPPQDQLPLNPPGTDHITLPLALMFEDVTVAATNFSFYDCSAVTALEAAAPCRACVGSLWRCHWCPQSSHCVYGERCPEGERTIYSTQEADIQVRGPGACPRVEGLVGPLLVPVGWESRLALRVQNLQHFQGLPASYHCWLELPGQLQRLPASLEEVAGDSGLIHCQAQQFQPSMVQRELPVPIYVTRGEGQRLDNAHSLHVTLYDCAVGHPDCSHCQAANGSLGCLWCSHGQPACRYGPLCPPGAVETLCPTPRIETVEPLTGPPEGGLVLTIQGSNLGRDFADVQDAVSVAGWPCRPEPSLYRISTRIVCVTSPAPNRTMGPIQVAIKGRPPGISTQYFTYQDPVLLSLSPQRGPQAGGTQLTIHGQRLQTGGNISAFVGSQPCPIQEPVCPEAIVCHTMPQASPGDAVVRVVFGQAQRLLLTSPFHYTANPQLVAAEPSVSFRGGGRLIRVRGTGLDVVQQPLLSVWLETSEGTAVKLQSQDLTPRSGCEVPAAAPQACTQLERGWLQCSSVCSINSSTLLLCRSPAVPDTASPRRVFFSLDNVHVDFASASGGQDFLYQPNPRLAPLHHEGGPTRPYRLKPGHILDVEGEGLNLAISKEEVHVHIGDGECLVKTLTLTHLYCEPPPRVPQPSNGSGTLLQFVVQMGNVRLALGPVQYEVEPVLSAFPVEAQVGLGVGAALLITAVLLLTLMYRHKSKQALRDYQKVLVQLENLEIGVGDQCRKEFTDLMTEMTDLSSDLEASGIPFVDYRTYTERVLFPGRSGGTLQPAVEGLGEEGHRAPVHQGLMQLSNLLNSKLFLLTLIHTLEGQPSFSQRDRCHVASLLSLALHSKLEYLTEIMRTLLSDLASHYVRKNPKLMLRRTETMAEKLLTNWVSICLYAFLREVAGEPIYMLLRAIQYQVDKGPVDAVTGKAKRTLNDSRLLREDVEFRALTLMVLASPGPGGPLRSNTALHIPTRVLDTDTITQVKEKVLDQIYKGTPFSQRPSAHTLDLEWRSGLAGHLTLSDEDVTSVTQNRWKRLNTLQHYKVPDGATVRLIPQLHNGGGIISQSLAPSCPSGENTPMLEDSEEGGVHLWHLVKAPEEPEAAKARRSSLRDRDRERARAKAIPEIYLTRLLSMKGTLQKFVDDAFQAILSVNRPVPIAVKYLFDFLDELAEKHSIEDPETLHIWKTNSLLLRFWVNTLKNPQLIFDVRVSDNVDAVLAVIAQTFMDSCTVSEHKVGRDSPVNKLLYAREIPRYKQMVERYYSDIRQSPPASYQEMNSALTELSGNYTSAPHCLQALQELYTHIHRSLVPWRRILWARRCNWPAACSRWPRWWRTR, encoded by the exons atgcctctgctgctgctgtccgCCAGG GGCCCCGAGATGGCACCCCGGCATCTGCTGGGTGCCCGCCTGCTGCTCATGCTGCCACTGCTGTGCCTGCCACCCACCCCAACTGGGGCGCACCACTTCTCAGCACCCAACACCACCCTCCACCACTTGGCGCTGGCACCGGGCCAGGGGGCGCTCTACGTGGGTGCGGTGAATCGCCTCTTCCAACTTAGCCCCGAGCTGCAGCTGGAGTCAGTGGCCATCACGGGTCCCGTCCTCGACAGCCCTGACTGCGTGCCCTTCCGGGACCCAGCCGAGTGCCCGCAGGCCCGGCTCACCGACAACACCAACCAGCTGCTGCTGGTCAGCGGGCGGGCCCGGGAGCTGGTGGCCTGTGGGCAGGTGCGGCAGGGTGTGTGCGAGAAGCGCCGGCTGGAGGATGTGGCAGAACTCCTCTACCGGGCTGAGGACCCAGGCGACGGGCAGTTCGTGGCCGCCAACACCCTGGGGGTGCCCACggtgggcctggtggtgtctggACCCGACCGGGACCTCCTGCTGGTGGCCCGGGGCCTGGCAGGCAAGCTGTCGGCAGGGGTGCCACCCCTGACGGTGCGCCAGCTGGCTGGGCCACAGCCCTTCTCCAGCGAGGGCCTGGGCCGCCTGGTGGTGGGTGACCTCTCCGACTACAACAACAGCTATGTGGCAGCCCTCGCCGACGCCCAGTCGGCCTACTTTGTCTTTCGGCGCCGCGGGGACCGGGCGCAGGCCGAGTATCGCTCGTATGTGGCCCGGGTCTGCCTGAGGGATGCCAACCTCTACTCCTACGTAGAAGTGCCCCTCAGCTGCCGGGGCCACGGGCTCGTACAGGCCGCTGCCCTTGCCCCAGGAGCCTTACTGGGGGCCTTTGCCGCCGGCCTGAGGGGCGTGCAGGCGGCCCTGTGCGCCTTTCCCCTGGCCGAGCTGGATGCCAGCATGGAGCGAGCCCGGCGCCTCTGCTACACGGCAGGCGGCAGGGGCCCCAGCGGCACCGAGGAAGCCACCGTGGAATATGGCGTCACGTCGCGCTGTGTCACCCTGCCGCCC GACTCCCCAGAGTCATACCCCTGTGGCGATGAACACACGCCCAGCCCCATCGCAGGCCGCCAGCCTGTGGAGGCAGGGCCTCTGCTGCAGCTAAAACACTCCATCAGTGCTGTCGCGGCCCTCCAGGCGGACGGACACACGATCGCCTTCCTCGGGGATGTCCGGGGCCAGCTGCACAAG GTCTTTCTCAATGGCACTCAAGGCCAGGTGTACCACTCACAGCAAGTGGGGACCCCGGGCTCAGCCATCAGCCCCGACCTGCTCGTGGACAGCAGTGGCAGCCACCTCTACGTGCTGACGTCCCAGCAG GTGGCCCGGGTACCCGTGGCAGCCTGCCCACAGCTCCCAGACTGCAGCAGCTGCCTCCAGGCCCAGGACCCTCTGTGCGGCTGGTGCGTCCTGCAGGGCAG GTGTACCCGCAAGAGCCAATGCAGGCGGGCAACCCAGCCCAACCAGTGGCTGTGGACGTACGCGGACGGCCTCTGTCTGCACATTGAGAGCGTGCTACCGGCCcaccacccccgccaggagcagGGCCAG GTCACCTTGTCGGTACCCCGGCTGCCCACCCTGGCCACGGACGAATACTTCCATTGCGCCTTTGGCAACTATGACAGCTTGGCTCATGTGGAAGGGCCCCAGGTGGCCTGCGTCACCCCTCCCCAGGACCAGCTGCCACTGAACCCTCCAGGCACAG ACCACATCACCTTGCCCCTGGCCCTGATGTTCGAGGACGTGACCGTGGCTGCCACCAACTTCTCCTTCTATGACTGCAGCGCAGTCACAGCCCTGGAGGCAGCTGCCCC gtgCCGTGCTTGTGTGGGCAGCCTCTGGCGCTGCCACTGGTGCCCCCAGAGCAGCCACTGTGTGTATGGAGAACGCTGTCCAGAGGGCGAGAGGACCATCTACAGCACCCAAGAG GCGGACATCCAGGTGCGTGGCCCGGGGGCTTGTCCTCGGGTCGAGGGCTTGGTGGGCCCCCTCCTGGTGCCAGTGGGCTGGGAGAGCCGTTTGGCCCTCCGTGTGCAGAACCTTCAGCATTTCCAG GGCTTGCCTGCCTCCTACCACTGCTGGCTGGAGCTGCCCGGACAACTGCAGAGGCTGCCAGcatccctggaggaggtggctgggGACTCGGGCCTCATTCACTGCCAGGCCCAGCAG TTCCAGCCCTCCATGGTCCAGCGGGAGCTCCCGGTGCCCATCTACGTCACCCGGGGCGAGGGCCAGCGGCTGGACAATGCCCACAGTCTTCATG TGACCCTGTACGACTGCGCTGTGGGCCACCCCGACTGCAGCCACTGCCAGGCAGCCAATGGGAGTCTGGGCTGCCTGTGGTGCAGCCACGGCCAGCCTGCCTGTCGCTATGGGCCGCTATGCCCACCTGGAGCCGTGGAGACGCTGTGTCCCACACCCAGGATTGAGACT GTTGAGCCCCTGACTGGTCCCCCTGAGGGCGGATTGGTTCTCACCATCCAGGGCTCTAACCTGGGCCGGGACTTCGCCGACGTGCAGGACGCTGTGAGCGTGGCTGGCTGGCCCTGCAGGCCTGAGCCATCTCTCTACCGCATCTCAACCCG GATCGTGTGTGTCACATCGCCTGCCCCCAACCGCACCATGGGGCCGATCCAAGTGGCCATCAAAGGGCGGCCCCCAGGCATCTCAACCCAGTACTTCACCTACCAG GACCCTGTCCTGCTGAGCCTGAGTCCCCAGAGGGGCCCCCAGGCAGGGGGAACCCAGCTCACCATCCACGGACAGCGCCTCCAGACAGGAGGCAACATCAGCGCCTTTGTGGGCAGCCAGCCCTGCCCTAT CCAAGAGCCGGTGTGTCCTGAGGCCATCGTGTGCCACACCATGCCCCAGGCTAGCCCAGGAGATGCAGTGGTCCGAGTGGTCTTCGGCCAGGCCCAGCGCTTGCTGCTCACCAGCCCCTTCCACTACACTGCCAACCCCCAGCTCGTCGCAGCCGAGCCCAGTGTCAGCTTCCGGGG GGGCGGGCGGCTGATCCGAGTTAGGGGCACGGGCCTGGACGTTGTACAGCAGCCCCTGCTGTCGGTGTGGCTGGAGACCTCGGAGGGGACCGCTGTGAAGCTGCAGTCCCAGGACCTGACCCCTAGGAGCGGCTGTGAGGTTCCGGCTGCGGCCCCCCAGGCCTGTACCCAGCTGGAGCGGGGCTGGCTGCAg TGCTCCAGCGTGTGCTCCATCAACTCATCCACCCTCCTCCTCTGCCGGAGCCCCGCGGTGCCTGACACGGCGAGCCCCCGGCGGGTCTTCTTCAGCCTGGATAACGTGCATGTGGACTTTGCCAGTGCCAGTGGGGGCCAGGACTTCCTGTACCAGCCCAACCCTCGGCTGGCCCCCCTCCATCATGAGGGGGGGCCCACCCGCCCCTACCGCCTCAAGCCAGGCCACATCCTGGATGTGGAG GGCGAGGGCCTCAACCTGGCCATCAGCAAGGAGGAAGTCCACGTGCACATTGGCGACGGCGAGTGCCTGGTGAAGACGCTGACACTCACCCACCTGTACTGTGAGCCGCCCCCGCGGGTCCCACAGCCCAGCAATGGCTCAGGCACCCTGCTGCAGTTCGTG gtGCAAATGGGCAACGTGCGCCTGGCGCTGGGCCCGGTCCAGTATGAGGTGGAACCCGTGCTGTCTGCCTTCCCCGTGGAGGCCCAGGTGGGCCTGGGCGTGGGCGCAGCCCTGCTTATCACTGCCGTGCTCCTCCTGACCCTCATGTACAG GCACAAGAGCAAGCAAGCCCTGCGGGACTACCAGAAGGTTCTGGTGCAGCTGGAGAACCTGGAGATCGGCGTGGGTGACCAGTGCCGCAAGGAGTTCacag ACCTGATGACAGAGATGACTGACCTCAGCAGCGACCTGGAGGCCAGCGGGATCCCCTTTGTGGACTACCGCACCTACACCGAGCGGGTCCTCTTCCCCGGGCGCAGTGGTGGCACCCTGCAGCCGGCCGTCGAGGGGCTGGGTGAAGAGGGTCACCGCGCACCCGTGCACCAGGGCCTCATGCAGCTCTCCAACCTGCTCAACAGCAAGCTCTTCCTCCTGACC CTCATCCACACCCTGGAGGGGCAACCCAGCTTCTCGCAGCGGGACCGCTGCCACGTGGCCTCGCTGCTGTCCCTGGCACTGCACAGCAAGCTCGAGTACCTGACCGAGATCATGAGGACGCTGCTCAGTGACCTAGCTTCCCATTACGTGCGCAAGAACCCCAAGCTCATGCTGCGCAG GACAGAGACCATGGCAGAGAAGCTGCTCACCAACTGGGTGTCCATATGCCTCTACGCCTTCCTGAGG GAAGTGGCTGGTGAACCAATATACATGCTCCTCCGGGCCATCCAGTACCAGGTGGACAAGGGCCCCGTGGACGCAGTGACAGGCAAGGCAAAACGGACCCTGAACGACAGCCGCCTGCTGCGGGAGGATGTGGAATTCCGGGCCCTGACGCTGATGGTGCTGGCCAGCCCGGGGCCAGGCGGGCCATTAAGGAGCAACACAGCACTGCACATCCCCACCCGGGTGCTCGACACAGACACAATCACTCAGGTCAAGGAGAAGGTGTTGGATCAGATCTACAAGGGCACCCCGTTCTCCCAGAGGCCCTCGGCGCACACCCTGGATCTTG AGTGGCGCTCAGGCCTGGCGGGTCACCTCACCCTGTCAGATGAGGACGTGACATCGGTGACTCAGAACCGCTGGAAGAGACTCAACACCCTGCAACACTACAAG gtcCCAGACGGAGCCACGGTGAGGCTCATCCCCCAGCTGCACAACGGAGGAGgcatcatctcccagagcctggccCCCAGCTGCCCATCGGGGGAGA ACACCCCCATGCTGGAGGATAGCGAGGAGGGTGGGGTCCATCTGTGGCACCTGGTGAAAGCCCCCGAGGAGCCTGAGGCAGCCAAGGCGCGGCGGAGCAGCCTGAGGGACCGGGACCGGGAGCGGGCACGGGCCAAGGCCATCCCAGAGATCTACCTCACCCGCCTGCTGTCCATGAAG GGCACGCTGCAGAAGTTTGTGGATGACGCCTTCCAAGCCATCCTCAGCGTGAACCGGCCCGTGCCCATCGCCGTCAAGTACTTGTTTGACTTCCTGGATGAGCTGGCGGAGAAGCACAGCATTGAGGACCCGGAGACCTTGCACATCTGGAAAACGAACAG CCTGTTGCTGCGGTTCTGGGTGAACACCTTGAAGAACCCGCAGCTCATCTTTGACGTGCGGGTGTCAGACAACGTGGACGCAGTCCTCGCCGTCATCGCCCAGACCTTCATGGACTCCTGCACAGTCTCGGAGCATAAAGTGGGCCGG GATTCCCCAGTGAACAAACTGCTCTACGCCCGGGAGATCCCTCGATACAAGCAGATGGTAGAGAG ATACTACTCTGATATCCGCCAGAGCCCTCCAGCGAGCTACCAGGAGATGAATTCAGCTCTGACTGAGCTCTCGGGG AATTACACCTCGGCTCCCCACTGCCTGCAAGCTCTGCAAGAACTCTACACCCACATCCACAG ATCAttggtgccctggaggaggatccTGTGGGCCAGAAGATGCAACTGGCCTGCCGCCTGCAGCAGATGGCCGCGCTGGTGGAGAACAAGGTGA